A genome region from Geobacter pickeringii includes the following:
- a CDS encoding pyridoxal phosphate-dependent aminotransferase produces the protein MPIATKIAGFISKSSWIRKMFEEGERLRQIHGADSVFDFTIGNPDVEPPREFQEEFRRLAENPIPGMHRYMSNAGYQETRTAVAEVLAEAAGFAVGAEHVVMTCGAGGALNVVLKTILNPGEEVIILTPYFVEYKFYIDNHGGVPVEVWTDRTTFQLDLAAIEAAITRKTRAIIICSPNNPTGVIYPAESLEALGGIVAKKGREFDRQIYVVSDEPYARISYDGKHVPNIFRHIESSVIVTSHSKDLALPGERIGYLAANPRSRNVTQFMEGAVFSNRVLGFVNAPALMQRLVAKLQRASVDIGEYEAKRNLFCDSLTAMGFELVRPDGAFYLFPKSPLADDVEFVKLAQKHLILLVPGAGFGAPGYFRVAYCVDKAMIERSLPAWRALAQDAGLKG, from the coding sequence ATGCCCATCGCCACCAAGATCGCCGGTTTCATCTCCAAATCGTCCTGGATCAGAAAGATGTTCGAGGAGGGAGAGCGGCTGCGCCAGATTCACGGCGCCGACAGCGTTTTCGACTTCACCATCGGCAATCCGGACGTGGAGCCCCCCCGGGAGTTCCAGGAGGAGTTCCGCCGGCTCGCCGAGAACCCCATCCCCGGCATGCACCGTTACATGAGCAATGCCGGCTACCAGGAGACCCGGACCGCGGTGGCGGAGGTCCTGGCGGAGGCCGCCGGCTTCGCCGTGGGCGCGGAGCACGTGGTGATGACCTGCGGGGCGGGCGGCGCCCTGAACGTGGTCCTGAAGACGATCCTCAACCCGGGGGAGGAGGTGATCATCCTCACCCCCTACTTCGTGGAGTACAAGTTCTACATCGACAACCACGGCGGCGTGCCGGTGGAGGTCTGGACCGACCGGACCACCTTCCAGCTCGACCTTGCCGCCATCGAGGCGGCCATTACGCGGAAGACCCGGGCGATCATCATCTGCTCGCCCAACAATCCCACCGGCGTCATCTACCCCGCCGAAAGCCTTGAGGCCCTCGGCGGCATCGTGGCGAAAAAGGGACGGGAGTTCGACCGGCAGATCTACGTCGTCTCCGACGAGCCCTACGCCCGCATCTCCTACGACGGCAAACACGTCCCGAACATCTTCCGGCATATCGAGAGCTCGGTCATCGTCACCTCCCACAGCAAGGACCTGGCCCTCCCCGGCGAGCGGATCGGCTACCTCGCCGCCAACCCCCGGTCGCGCAACGTGACGCAGTTCATGGAGGGAGCGGTCTTCTCTAACCGCGTCCTCGGCTTCGTCAACGCCCCGGCCCTCATGCAGCGGCTCGTGGCGAAGCTCCAGCGCGCCTCCGTCGACATCGGCGAGTACGAGGCGAAGCGCAACCTCTTCTGCGACAGCCTCACGGCGATGGGATTCGAGCTGGTTCGCCCTGACGGCGCCTTCTACCTCTTCCCCAAATCCCCCCTCGCGGACGATGTGGAGTTCGTGAAGCTCGCCCAGAAGCACCTGATCCTTCTCGTTCCCGGCGCCGGCTTCGGCGCCCCCGGCTATTTCCGGGTCGCCTACTGCGTGGACAAGGCGATGATCGAGCGGAGCCTCCCCGCCTGGCGGGCACTGGCACAGGATGCCGGACTGAAGGGGTAG
- a CDS encoding type IV pilus modification PilV family protein gives MMRSRGATHNALAGQQGFTLLELLIAMVLLVVGFLGVFVVFWASAFSGTFTRNMTTAATLGQDMLERVSTVSYNGLGATTGFVDYTSSNISATGFARQWRITENGGVKTITATVSWSDGGRTRTRTFTAVKRTDY, from the coding sequence ATGATGCGGTCGAGAGGGGCGACTCATAACGCACTGGCAGGCCAGCAGGGGTTCACCCTGCTGGAACTGCTGATTGCCATGGTGTTGCTGGTGGTGGGATTCCTCGGTGTCTTTGTGGTGTTCTGGGCATCCGCCTTTTCAGGGACCTTCACCAGAAACATGACTACTGCCGCAACCCTCGGCCAGGACATGCTGGAACGTGTCAGCACCGTGAGCTATAACGGATTGGGAGCGACGACGGGCTTCGTGGATTACACGTCATCTAACATTTCCGCTACCGGTTTTGCCAGGCAGTGGAGAATTACGGAAAACGGCGGGGTAAAGACCATAACCGCCACCGTCAGCTGGAGCGATGGCGGCAGAACCCGCACAAGGACATTTACCGCCGTCAAGCGGACCGACTACTAA
- a CDS encoding PilW family protein: MPDFSSEKGYTLVEILVVIVILAIVSAGITTVFITGLTEYGVREVTIRMQQQARLAMYDLERELKLAGYGFMDFGNLKINVYSKSANAVVSWAIVEANSVTGAASNTDSILIRYQTVDPATVPDVTIATNHPDSSVNTPVSDASGFAQGDLFFIYDPTDLTKPASMLQVSTTPSSKNDTLKHSSGSNWEYNPPNAGINIFPPGGYGVGCKVVNLSTLGVKWVQYHVDSNSNLIKESSTAPQAHIVATGIEDLQIRYQFKDGVWLNAPVKDDANHDINNLRALKVSIIARTANPDPRYGGSQPFQLTGPQGDGVVYSGGGYRRMTMSSTISLRNLVMRDKLQ, encoded by the coding sequence ATGCCGGATTTCTCCTCCGAAAAGGGATACACTCTCGTCGAGATACTGGTCGTGATCGTCATTCTCGCGATAGTCTCCGCCGGGATAACGACGGTATTCATCACCGGCCTGACCGAGTATGGCGTGCGCGAAGTGACCATCCGGATGCAGCAGCAGGCGCGGCTGGCCATGTACGACCTGGAGCGGGAGCTGAAGCTGGCCGGTTACGGCTTCATGGATTTCGGCAACCTGAAGATCAATGTCTATTCAAAATCCGCCAATGCCGTCGTTTCCTGGGCGATAGTCGAGGCGAACAGTGTGACCGGTGCTGCCAGCAATACGGACAGCATCCTCATCCGTTACCAGACCGTTGATCCCGCAACGGTCCCCGATGTGACCATTGCCACCAACCATCCGGACTCATCCGTCAACACGCCGGTCAGCGATGCCTCAGGATTCGCTCAGGGAGACCTCTTTTTCATCTACGACCCCACCGATCTGACCAAGCCGGCGTCAATGCTGCAGGTTTCCACTACCCCAAGTTCCAAAAACGACACGTTGAAGCACAGCTCCGGCAGCAATTGGGAGTATAATCCGCCAAATGCCGGCATCAACATCTTCCCGCCAGGTGGGTACGGGGTGGGCTGCAAGGTGGTGAATCTCAGCACTTTGGGGGTCAAGTGGGTGCAATACCATGTCGATAGCAATAGCAACCTGATCAAAGAGTCTTCAACGGCACCGCAAGCCCACATCGTCGCCACCGGCATCGAGGATCTGCAGATCAGGTACCAGTTCAAGGATGGCGTATGGCTCAACGCCCCGGTTAAAGATGATGCCAATCACGACATCAACAACCTTAGGGCCCTGAAGGTGAGCATCATCGCACGGACGGCCAACCCCGATCCCCGCTATGGCGGATCGCAGCCGTTCCAGCTGACGGGTCCCCAGGGGGATGGCGTGGTTTACAGCGGTGGCGGGTATCGCAGGATGACGATGAGCAGCACGATTTCCCTGCGCAACCTGGTCATGCGGGACAAGCTGCAATGA
- a CDS encoding pilus assembly PilX family protein, whose product MKSPARNERGVALVMALIFLMVLSILVAILHRTTLFEMFLSRSYQESQKSFYAAEAGVRAALGELGNGPPENMANPPPYFYLTPTTPDAATWSIATSDSSSGECSYRYYIEHLKDGPPSYAGGESAKLGFSAAAGAKVHYYRITAEGINKDGTVTRQVQVVTTAAY is encoded by the coding sequence ATGAAGTCCCCCGCGCGTAACGAGCGGGGTGTGGCCCTGGTCATGGCGCTCATCTTTCTGATGGTCCTGTCGATCCTGGTGGCGATCCTCCACAGGACCACCCTGTTCGAGATGTTCCTGAGCCGGAGCTACCAGGAGTCGCAAAAGTCTTTCTATGCCGCCGAGGCAGGGGTGAGGGCCGCACTTGGCGAGCTTGGCAACGGTCCTCCCGAGAACATGGCGAATCCCCCTCCCTATTTCTACCTGACACCGACAACGCCTGACGCTGCCACGTGGTCGATCGCCACCAGCGACAGCTCGTCGGGTGAATGCTCGTACCGCTACTACATCGAGCACCTCAAGGATGGCCCGCCATCATATGCGGGAGGAGAGAGCGCCAAGCTGGGCTTTTCCGCGGCGGCTGGTGCGAAAGTTCACTATTACCGGATCACGGCCGAGGGGATAAACAAGGACGGGACGGTCACGAGGCAGGTTCAGGTCGTGACGACGGCGGCATACTGA
- a CDS encoding pilus assembly protein — translation MGTGSNLFRKSTCVMTVVVFLFIAAAVALAAVSQIPLYLTTNNQLNIMILLDNSLSMTENVNGTPKIQSARTVVSNLVKSFPGIRFGLTVFNPYVGLNADGGKVVMPCGGLTAANVDATMQGISADSYTPLGETLAEIWQYFKGGKSSYNSGVTYTSPITASCQQSFTIIVTDGEPTGDNRYKDDFSSYGWNPNDDVRLTTTHLPDVAQYMHTHPAVAAFPNSTITTYTVGFDVNSPILQTTAANGGGQYFTAANEAALASALNTVVTSIIGMVSSASAAAVNTAYLTTSTKLYRASFNSSDWSGNLEAFNINQTTGDVGTRSWDAASLLNGNTSRNIYTASTGGSRRIDFTTGNAATLSPAGFMNFSSSRTATMIGYVRGDTNPAGYRNRPSKLGDITYSSPVVYGAPDGFYTDHNYSTFKRNNASRQSLVLAGANDGMLHAFNADNGNEQWAFIPNSLLPKLKLLRNVPYSHTNYVNGPITIGDAYFASKNLSGTPDSTPNWHSVAVVGLREGGKSYFALDITDPANPVPLWEFNASSSNGLGYSFATPLIIKVRDKSQPEGFRWVAALANGYEGTTSGKAASLIFVDIATGAIVSEIVVDTSPFSGVSPNGLATPAAIDVDGDGYVDYLYAGDLTGDLWKFDVTNSDPGKWDVPWKSGNSPVALFRAINGFSRTQPITTAPDVVLRGGFQIVFFGTGKYYEAGDLTNTDTQSFYGVYDYNLTVNPNNTQKANGAMLARSDLTAQALSQVDLGGNSWRVVTNNPIGTNSGWYVDLPAGERVITDSIARSRKIIFTSFSPNTTPCGYGGTSWLMELNMDTGGTPPRPVFDVNGDGMVASNDTVSSGGQQVSPSGMSLGDGIASAPAIVRAGGSSELEYKYITKSSGVITKVLEAGGGGLFGLRSWKQVK, via the coding sequence ATGGGAACCGGATCCAATCTTTTCAGGAAAAGCACCTGCGTGATGACCGTGGTTGTTTTTCTCTTCATAGCGGCGGCCGTTGCCCTGGCGGCGGTATCTCAGATACCCCTCTATCTGACCACCAATAATCAGCTCAACATTATGATTCTGCTCGACAACTCCCTGAGCATGACGGAGAACGTGAATGGAACACCAAAAATCCAATCCGCGCGAACCGTTGTCAGCAACCTGGTCAAGTCGTTCCCCGGGATCAGGTTCGGCTTGACGGTTTTCAACCCCTATGTTGGTCTTAACGCCGATGGCGGCAAGGTTGTCATGCCATGCGGCGGCCTCACCGCGGCAAACGTTGATGCAACCATGCAGGGCATTTCGGCGGACAGCTACACCCCGCTGGGAGAAACACTTGCCGAGATATGGCAGTATTTCAAGGGGGGGAAATCTTCCTATAACAGCGGAGTTACCTATACGAGCCCCATCACTGCCAGCTGCCAGCAAAGCTTCACCATCATCGTGACCGATGGCGAACCGACGGGGGACAACCGCTACAAGGATGATTTCAGCTCCTACGGCTGGAATCCCAACGATGACGTGAGGCTCACCACGACCCATCTTCCGGATGTCGCGCAGTACATGCATACCCATCCCGCCGTGGCCGCATTTCCCAATTCCACCATCACCACCTACACCGTCGGATTCGACGTCAACTCCCCGATTTTGCAGACCACGGCGGCAAACGGCGGGGGGCAGTATTTCACGGCCGCCAACGAGGCCGCCCTTGCCAGCGCCCTGAACACGGTTGTCACCAGCATTATCGGCATGGTGTCGTCTGCAAGCGCCGCGGCGGTCAACACGGCATATCTGACGACCAGCACCAAGCTGTACCGGGCCAGCTTCAATTCCAGCGACTGGAGCGGCAACCTGGAAGCATTCAATATCAACCAGACAACCGGCGATGTCGGCACCCGCAGCTGGGACGCCGCATCGCTTCTCAACGGCAACACATCCCGAAATATCTATACGGCGAGCACCGGCGGCTCCAGGCGGATCGATTTTACCACCGGCAACGCGGCGACCCTCTCGCCCGCCGGCTTCATGAATTTTTCTTCCTCGCGCACCGCCACCATGATCGGCTACGTGCGTGGCGACACCAATCCGGCCGGATACCGGAATCGCCCCAGCAAGCTCGGCGATATCACCTATTCCTCGCCGGTGGTCTATGGGGCGCCGGACGGTTTCTATACCGATCATAACTATTCGACTTTCAAGAGGAACAATGCTTCCCGGCAGTCGCTCGTTCTTGCCGGCGCCAACGACGGGATGCTGCATGCCTTCAACGCCGACAATGGCAACGAGCAGTGGGCCTTCATTCCGAACAGTCTGCTGCCGAAGCTGAAGCTCCTGAGAAATGTTCCCTATAGCCACACCAACTATGTCAACGGCCCGATCACCATCGGCGATGCCTATTTCGCCTCGAAAAACCTGAGCGGGACCCCCGATTCCACCCCCAACTGGCATAGCGTGGCCGTTGTCGGACTCCGCGAGGGGGGGAAGAGTTATTTTGCCCTTGATATCACCGACCCGGCGAACCCGGTACCATTGTGGGAATTTAATGCCTCTTCTTCCAACGGGCTGGGCTATTCGTTCGCCACTCCGCTGATCATAAAGGTCAGAGATAAGTCCCAGCCCGAGGGATTCCGGTGGGTGGCCGCACTGGCCAACGGTTACGAAGGGACCACGTCCGGAAAGGCCGCATCCTTGATTTTCGTCGATATTGCCACTGGGGCAATCGTCAGTGAAATCGTGGTTGATACCTCTCCCTTCAGCGGCGTCTCGCCAAACGGCCTTGCTACCCCCGCCGCCATCGACGTGGATGGCGACGGCTATGTCGATTATCTCTACGCGGGGGATCTTACGGGCGATCTCTGGAAATTCGATGTCACGAATTCCGATCCGGGCAAGTGGGATGTCCCCTGGAAATCGGGGAATTCACCGGTTGCCCTTTTCCGGGCGATCAACGGCTTTAGTCGAACGCAGCCGATTACGACCGCGCCTGACGTGGTGCTGCGCGGTGGGTTTCAGATCGTCTTCTTCGGTACGGGGAAGTACTACGAGGCGGGGGATCTCACCAATACCGACACGCAGAGCTTTTATGGGGTGTATGATTATAACCTGACGGTGAATCCCAATAATACCCAGAAGGCAAATGGAGCGATGCTCGCACGTAGCGACCTGACCGCTCAGGCCCTCTCCCAGGTCGACCTTGGAGGGAACAGTTGGCGCGTCGTGACCAATAATCCGATAGGCACGAATAGTGGTTGGTACGTCGATCTGCCGGCCGGAGAACGGGTAATCACCGACTCCATCGCACGATCCAGAAAAATCATATTCACCAGCTTTTCTCCCAACACGACCCCCTGCGGTTATGGCGGCACAAGCTGGCTGATGGAATTGAACATGGATACCGGTGGCACCCCGCCCCGGCCGGTTTTTGACGTGAACGGCGACGGCATGGTCGCGAGCAACGATACGGTGAGTTCCGGCGGGCAGCAGGTATCGCCATCGGGGATGTCACTGGGGGATGGTATTGCGTCGGCTCCCGCCATTGTAAGGGCAGGGGGGAGTTCGGAGTTGGAATACAAGTATATTACCAAATCATCGGGGGTCATCACGAAGGTTCTGGAGGCCGGAGGGGGAGGGCTGTTCGGCTTGAGGAGCTGGAAGCAGGTCAAGTGA
- a CDS encoding putative nucleotidyltransferase substrate binding domain-containing protein yields the protein MQTATENSANALLEQVRDFVRFLDRDEIVRVLSAVRDEFVREMESARELADRERRLLTEAASEAEYGRLRGIHDELNALEMERFLRISSVANLHTNCTEYRDRLAGRALHLVEREMEEIGRGEPPRPYALCSMGSDGRAEQTLITDQDYLIVYGDGGGEASDGWFREFSELLVERMAEIGFKKCTGDIMPSNPTWRGSLAQWNRKLLAIVRYEYEDYAKNLMDLIVLSDARFVSGDRGLADALVGTIRSLEQDYFQVLWGMAKAATEMKLALGFLKRLWTEGSGEHKGEFNLKLLAWAPLVMNVRILAINQGIPATNTVERIALLQREGSFSPAFAQGLSDAYEILTRHRILLQIKVIKGIQDSSYYLNPYTLSPDEREAIRQALLRIEDLQRTIHTNFSIM from the coding sequence ATGCAGACCGCAACCGAGAACTCAGCCAATGCGCTCCTGGAGCAGGTACGCGACTTCGTCCGGTTCCTGGATCGCGACGAAATCGTCCGCGTCCTCTCCGCCGTCCGGGACGAGTTCGTCCGGGAGATGGAGTCGGCCCGGGAGCTGGCCGACCGGGAGCGGCGTCTTCTCACTGAAGCCGCTTCAGAGGCGGAGTACGGTCGGCTGCGCGGAATCCACGACGAACTGAACGCCCTGGAAATGGAGCGGTTTCTGCGGATAAGCTCGGTGGCGAACCTCCACACCAACTGCACCGAGTACCGCGACCGTCTGGCAGGGCGGGCGCTCCACCTGGTGGAACGGGAGATGGAGGAAATTGGGAGGGGAGAACCGCCGCGCCCCTACGCCCTCTGCAGCATGGGGAGCGACGGTCGTGCCGAGCAGACGCTCATCACCGACCAGGATTACCTGATCGTCTACGGCGATGGCGGCGGGGAGGCGTCCGACGGATGGTTTCGGGAGTTTTCGGAACTGCTCGTGGAACGGATGGCGGAGATCGGGTTCAAGAAATGCACCGGCGACATCATGCCGTCGAACCCGACGTGGCGCGGCTCGCTGGCGCAGTGGAACCGAAAGCTCCTCGCCATCGTCCGCTACGAATACGAAGACTACGCCAAGAACCTCATGGACCTCATCGTCCTCTCCGACGCCCGGTTCGTCTCGGGCGACCGGGGACTGGCGGACGCTCTGGTCGGCACCATCCGTTCGCTGGAGCAGGATTACTTTCAGGTCTTGTGGGGAATGGCCAAGGCGGCCACGGAGATGAAGCTCGCCCTCGGCTTCCTGAAACGGCTCTGGACCGAAGGATCGGGCGAACACAAGGGGGAATTCAATCTAAAACTTCTCGCCTGGGCGCCGCTGGTCATGAACGTCCGGATTCTCGCCATCAACCAGGGGATTCCGGCCACGAACACCGTGGAGCGGATCGCCCTCCTGCAGCGGGAGGGGAGCTTCTCGCCGGCCTTCGCCCAGGGGCTCAGCGACGCCTACGAAATCCTCACCCGCCACCGGATTCTCCTCCAGATCAAGGTAATCAAGGGGATCCAGGACAGCTCCTACTACCTGAACCCCTACACCCTCTCTCCCGACGAGCGGGAAGCGATCCGTCAGGCGCTCCTGCGGATCGAAGACCTGCAGCGGACAATCCATACAAATTTTTCGATCATGTAG
- a CDS encoding solute symporter family protein — MKKLLAGLTLALSLGSFAFAAEPAKAPAAPQTMAPAAAPVAGQAATAVPTAPLAQKAAAPTEKKSELKANPYVTIPIFLIIIGATMCVVVWSAKKTKSAADFYTAGGGITGTQNGWAIAGDYMSAASFLGISGMISLYGYDGFMYSVGWLVAYITVLLIVAEPCRNAGKFTLGDILSFRTEPKPVRAAAALSTVAVSTFYLTAQMVGAGKLMQLLLGVPYKSAIIGVGILMVGYVVFGGMTATTWVQIIKAGLLMSGATLLSILVGIKSGMSPLQFFTDIATNPNIAEHVQKVVLKDPVAVAGFDYGQRFLEPGLFLKNPLDQISLGMALVLGTAGMPHILMRFFTVPTAQAARKSVIVAMFIIGLFYILTTLLGFGAAIHLSPQGIQKIDKGGNMAAMMLAQKMGGDISPFIGDLLLAFLCAVAFATILAVVSGLVLAASAAIAHDIYVNVIKDGHADQHEQVKAARITSFCVGAAGILIGIAAEKQNVAHLVALAFAVASSGNLPVVVMSLFWKKFNTAGVIAGLVTGTVISIALVMVSPNMTYPKKVAADAQKVVTTLEKKQAGGAVLSEKETKELAKARTDYETNKDGKSIIGLDKPLIDLKNPGIISIPIGFLAAILGCLAFPSRRSEEMFDELYVRQNTGIGIAQAVDH, encoded by the coding sequence ATGAAAAAGCTGCTTGCAGGATTAACCCTTGCCCTCTCCCTGGGCTCCTTCGCCTTCGCCGCCGAGCCGGCCAAGGCCCCGGCAGCCCCGCAGACCATGGCGCCCGCAGCCGCCCCCGTGGCAGGCCAGGCGGCCACCGCCGTCCCGACGGCCCCCCTCGCCCAGAAGGCAGCCGCACCGACCGAGAAGAAGAGCGAACTCAAGGCCAACCCCTATGTCACCATCCCGATCTTCCTGATCATCATCGGCGCCACCATGTGCGTCGTCGTCTGGTCGGCCAAGAAGACCAAGTCCGCCGCCGACTTCTACACTGCCGGCGGCGGCATCACCGGAACCCAGAACGGCTGGGCCATCGCCGGCGACTACATGTCGGCCGCTTCCTTCCTCGGCATCTCCGGCATGATCTCACTCTACGGCTATGACGGCTTCATGTACTCCGTCGGATGGCTCGTCGCCTACATCACGGTCCTCCTCATCGTGGCCGAGCCTTGCCGCAACGCCGGCAAGTTCACCCTGGGCGACATCCTCTCCTTCCGCACCGAGCCGAAGCCGGTCCGCGCCGCGGCGGCCCTCTCCACCGTTGCCGTCTCCACCTTCTACCTCACCGCCCAGATGGTCGGCGCCGGAAAACTGATGCAGCTCCTCCTCGGCGTTCCCTACAAGAGTGCCATCATCGGCGTCGGCATCCTGATGGTGGGCTACGTCGTCTTCGGCGGCATGACCGCCACCACCTGGGTCCAGATCATCAAGGCCGGCCTCCTCATGTCCGGCGCGACGCTTCTCTCGATCCTCGTCGGGATCAAGTCCGGCATGAGTCCGCTCCAGTTCTTCACCGACATCGCCACCAACCCCAACATCGCGGAGCATGTCCAGAAGGTGGTCCTGAAAGACCCCGTCGCCGTGGCCGGCTTCGACTACGGCCAGCGCTTCCTCGAGCCGGGGCTCTTCCTCAAGAACCCCCTCGACCAGATCTCCCTCGGCATGGCCCTCGTACTCGGCACCGCCGGCATGCCCCACATCCTGATGCGCTTCTTCACCGTCCCCACCGCCCAGGCCGCCAGAAAGTCCGTCATCGTCGCCATGTTCATCATCGGCCTCTTCTACATCCTGACCACGCTGCTCGGCTTCGGCGCCGCCATCCACCTCTCGCCGCAGGGGATCCAGAAGATCGACAAGGGTGGCAACATGGCCGCCATGATGCTTGCCCAGAAAATGGGGGGCGACATCTCCCCCTTCATCGGCGACCTGCTCCTGGCCTTCCTCTGCGCCGTTGCCTTCGCCACCATCCTCGCCGTCGTCTCGGGTCTGGTCCTGGCAGCCTCCGCCGCCATCGCCCACGACATCTACGTCAACGTCATCAAGGATGGCCACGCCGACCAGCACGAGCAGGTTAAGGCCGCCCGGATCACCTCCTTCTGCGTCGGCGCCGCCGGCATCCTGATCGGCATCGCCGCCGAGAAGCAGAACGTCGCCCACCTGGTGGCCCTCGCCTTCGCCGTCGCCTCCTCCGGCAACCTCCCGGTGGTCGTGATGTCGCTCTTCTGGAAGAAGTTCAACACCGCCGGCGTCATTGCGGGGCTGGTGACCGGCACCGTCATCTCCATCGCCCTGGTGATGGTGTCGCCCAACATGACCTATCCGAAGAAGGTTGCCGCCGACGCCCAGAAGGTGGTCACCACCCTGGAGAAGAAGCAGGCCGGCGGGGCGGTCCTCTCCGAGAAGGAGACGAAGGAACTCGCCAAGGCCCGGACCGATTACGAGACCAACAAGGACGGCAAGTCGATCATCGGCCTCGACAAGCCGCTCATCGACCTGAAGAACCCGGGCATCATCTCGATCCCCATCGGATTTCTGGCCGCCATCCTTGGCTGCCTCGCCTTCCCGAGCCGCCGTTCCGAGGAGATGTTCGACGAGCTTTATGTCCGCCAGAACACCGGCATCGGCATCGCTCAGGCGGTCGACCACTAA
- a CDS encoding DUF485 domain-containing protein, whose protein sequence is MAEKTYDWSAIAKNPKFIELHRKKSTFLIGWWVFSTVFYFLLPIGSAYAPGLFKIKILGRINFGYLFALSQFFVSWGIAMYYAHVANKDFDRLTRELVDELK, encoded by the coding sequence ATGGCGGAAAAAACCTACGATTGGAGCGCCATCGCCAAGAACCCCAAGTTCATCGAGCTCCACCGCAAAAAGTCCACCTTCCTTATCGGCTGGTGGGTCTTTTCGACTGTATTCTACTTCCTCCTCCCCATCGGCTCGGCGTACGCCCCCGGCCTCTTCAAGATCAAGATCCTCGGCCGGATCAACTTCGGGTACCTCTTCGCCCTCTCCCAGTTCTTCGTCTCCTGGGGGATTGCCATGTACTACGCCCATGTGGCCAACAAAGACTTCGACCGGCTCACCCGTGAGCTGGTGGATGAGCTGAAGTAA